One genomic segment of Verrucomicrobiia bacterium includes these proteins:
- a CDS encoding adenylosuccinate synthetase, whose product VAYRLDGKTYKDFPPSSCDFSRCVPVYETMKGWQEDLTAVKRWKDFPANAKKYLKRLETLLETPIKMVSVGSKRTQTVFL is encoded by the coding sequence GTGGCGTACCGCCTCGATGGCAAGACCTATAAGGATTTCCCGCCTTCTTCGTGCGATTTTTCGCGCTGCGTTCCCGTTTACGAAACCATGAAAGGCTGGCAGGAAGATCTCACCGCGGTGAAGCGCTGGAAAGATTTTCCCGCGAATGCCAAGAAATACCTGAAGCGGCTCGAGACGCTGCTCGAGACCCCGATCAAGATGGTTTCCGTGGGAAGCAAGAGGACTCAAACGGTCTTCCTATGA
- a CDS encoding 1-deoxy-D-xylulose-5-phosphate reductoisomerase — MSALLEKLQSIEKGKARAAAKAARSQAMKYAESRELAPKTRRWPKNIAIMGSTGSVGVNTLKIVRTHPEKFKVRVLAAKKNDEILVEQALECRPEMVCLFDPAAAARAEQKLKRHRIRVVSGIDGLTEASTLAGVDEVIFAMVGAVGLIPIFSALRARKEIAIANKEPLVMAGSLLVREARSLGVPVFPIDSEHSGLWQCLEGHARRGIKKLVLTSSGGPFRARKGSLAGVTPAEALRHPKWKMGPKITIDSATLMNKGLEVIEAANLFEMDAGKVEVLIHPEAIVHALVEFVDGSHLAHLGITDMRLPIQYALSYPERLENHLPELDLAQLGTFHFEKPDRKRFPCLDLGYRASAAGGSMPAVLNAANEVAVEAFLNFKIGFLDIAKTIEKVMNRHTVIKNPDLSGLLQADDWARETAKGLL, encoded by the coding sequence ATGTCGGCGCTTCTCGAAAAACTGCAATCCATCGAAAAAGGCAAGGCACGCGCTGCCGCCAAGGCTGCACGCTCCCAGGCCATGAAATACGCCGAAAGCCGCGAGCTTGCCCCGAAGACGCGCCGCTGGCCGAAAAACATCGCCATCATGGGCTCCACCGGTTCGGTCGGAGTCAACACCCTCAAGATCGTCCGCACGCATCCCGAAAAATTCAAAGTCCGTGTCCTCGCGGCCAAGAAGAACGACGAAATCCTGGTCGAGCAGGCGCTCGAATGCCGCCCGGAAATGGTCTGCCTGTTCGATCCTGCCGCGGCCGCGCGCGCCGAACAAAAATTAAAGCGCCACCGCATCCGCGTGGTGAGCGGCATCGACGGCCTCACAGAAGCCAGCACGCTGGCCGGCGTGGACGAAGTCATTTTCGCGATGGTGGGCGCCGTGGGGCTTATCCCGATTTTCTCGGCGCTGCGCGCCCGCAAGGAAATCGCGATCGCCAACAAAGAGCCGCTCGTCATGGCCGGATCGCTTCTCGTGCGCGAGGCCCGCAGCCTCGGCGTGCCGGTCTTTCCCATCGACAGCGAGCATTCCGGGCTCTGGCAATGCCTCGAAGGCCACGCCCGGCGCGGCATCAAAAAGCTGGTGCTGACTTCTTCCGGCGGCCCGTTCCGCGCGCGCAAAGGATCGCTTGCCGGCGTGACCCCGGCCGAAGCGCTCCGCCATCCGAAATGGAAAATGGGGCCGAAGATCACCATCGATTCCGCGACGCTCATGAACAAAGGCCTGGAAGTCATCGAGGCCGCGAACCTCTTCGAAATGGACGCGGGCAAAGTGGAAGTGCTCATCCATCCCGAAGCCATCGTGCACGCGCTCGTCGAATTCGTGGACGGCTCGCATCTCGCGCACCTGGGCATTACGGACATGCGCCTTCCGATTCAATACGCGCTGAGCTATCCCGAACGCCTGGAAAATCATTTGCCCGAGCTGGACCTCGCACAGCTGGGGACGTTCCACTTCGAGAAGCCGGACCGCAAACGTTTTCCGTGCCTGGATCTGGGTTACCGCGCGAGCGCGGCCGGAGGCAGCATGCCCGCGGTGCTGAACGCCGCCAATGAAGTGGCGGTCGAGGCTTTTCTCAATTTCAAGATCGGTTTTCTGGATATCGCAAAGACCATCGAAAAGGTCATGAACCGCCACACGGTCATCAAAAACCCGGACCTGTCCGGCCTCCTGCAGGCCGATGACTGGGCCCGGGAAACCGCAAAGGGCCTTCTATGA
- a CDS encoding isoprenyl transferase: MNEQSADYKNIPRHVAIIMDGNGRWAKRRGLPRIEGHRIGADRLEEVMRAAQEAGVKYLTLYAFSKENWQRPREEVAFLMQLLSTYLDRKLPELQKNNIVFNAIGNLDDMPLEVREKIARNIRETRSNTGLTVTFAFSYSSRFEITEACRRIAEEAAAGRLDPAAITEDAVSDRLYTAGIPDPDLLVRTSGEMRISNFLLWQISYAEIYITETCWPEFTREEFLKAITEYQKRERRFGRTHPVETR; encoded by the coding sequence ATGAACGAGCAAAGCGCGGACTACAAAAACATCCCCCGTCACGTCGCGATCATCATGGACGGCAACGGGCGGTGGGCGAAGCGCCGCGGCCTGCCCCGCATCGAAGGCCACCGCATTGGCGCGGACCGGCTGGAAGAGGTCATGCGCGCGGCCCAGGAAGCCGGCGTCAAGTACCTGACGCTTTACGCTTTTTCCAAGGAGAACTGGCAGCGGCCGCGCGAGGAAGTCGCGTTTCTCATGCAGCTTTTGTCCACGTACCTTGACCGGAAGCTGCCGGAGCTTCAGAAAAACAACATCGTCTTCAACGCCATCGGCAATCTGGACGACATGCCCTTGGAAGTCCGCGAAAAAATCGCGCGCAACATCCGGGAGACGCGCTCCAACACGGGCCTGACGGTCACGTTCGCTTTCAGCTACTCGTCGCGTTTTGAAATTACCGAAGCCTGCCGCCGCATTGCCGAAGAGGCCGCGGCCGGAAGGCTGGACCCGGCCGCCATCACTGAAGACGCCGTGTCCGACCGCCTTTATACCGCGGGAATTCCCGACCCCGACCTTCTCGTGCGGACGAGCGGGGAAATGAGGATCAGCAATTTTTTGTTGTGGCAGATTTCTTACGCGGAGATCTACATCACGGAAACCTGCTGGCCGGAATTCACGCGGGAAGAATTCCTGAAAGCGATCACGGAATATCAAAAAAGGGAGCGGCGCTTTGGCCGAACACATCCAGTTGAAACCCGGTGA
- a CDS encoding phosphatidate cytidylyltransferase: MAEHIQLKPGDPKSQLAKRLVSSAFFVTISVSTIFLAPMWLFALVVEALVLLSMNEFFSLTQRKQVDVSRPLLFLFAFLLPLAAFNKTGPFVLVLACLFIFMMNFRRPMLSQALISSAVSLFGLVYIAWFLAHLIEMRLLPYGARWTFYVPLIVKGGDAAAYFTGTRFGKAKLLEHVSPNKSVEGAIGGFIASVILSLCSKAFLPHVGLGHLLLLGMLTGSICQIGDLAESLIKRDAGVKDSGQIPGLGGVLDVLDSLLLTIPFVYYYVVIFIGA, translated from the coding sequence TTGGCCGAACACATCCAGTTGAAACCCGGTGATCCCAAAAGCCAACTTGCGAAACGCCTGGTCTCTTCGGCGTTCTTTGTCACGATCAGCGTCTCCACCATTTTCCTCGCTCCCATGTGGCTGTTCGCGCTCGTCGTCGAAGCCCTCGTCCTGCTCAGCATGAACGAGTTTTTCTCGCTGACCCAGCGCAAGCAGGTCGACGTCAGCCGTCCGCTTCTTTTCCTGTTCGCGTTCCTCCTGCCGCTTGCCGCGTTCAACAAGACGGGCCCGTTCGTGCTGGTGCTCGCGTGCCTTTTCATTTTCATGATGAACTTCCGCCGCCCCATGCTGAGCCAGGCGCTCATCAGTAGCGCGGTCAGCCTGTTCGGCCTTGTGTACATCGCGTGGTTTCTCGCGCACCTGATCGAAATGCGCCTGCTGCCTTACGGCGCGCGCTGGACGTTTTACGTTCCGCTCATCGTCAAGGGCGGGGACGCGGCCGCTTATTTTACGGGCACCCGTTTTGGCAAGGCCAAGCTGCTCGAGCACGTGAGCCCCAATAAATCCGTGGAAGGCGCGATCGGCGGATTCATCGCGTCTGTCATCCTGTCCCTCTGCTCCAAGGCGTTCCTGCCGCACGTGGGCCTGGGCCATCTGCTTCTTCTCGGCATGCTGACAGGCTCGATCTGCCAGATCGGCGATCTCGCCGAAAGCCTGATCAAGCGCGACGCAGGCGTAAAAGATTCCGGTCAGATTCCCGGGCTCGGCGGCGTGCTCGACGTGCTGGACAGCCTGCTGCTCACGATTCCTTTCGTTTACTATTACGTGGTCATCTTCATCGGGGCCTGA